In a genomic window of Streptomyces sp. NBC_01231:
- a CDS encoding DUF4091 domain-containing protein, producing the protein MARTSSLVAGFVAGVVVAASTTAIAVTDTTTTSTDPNSKATTTWLTVKVADAMGTRDTITWVPTGSFAGSAEERVPRYPMTPIQGKDTKELKLSAVRNEQVSAQLAIASGKNLDDVNAVVGDLTGPGGTKLSGAGTQVRFVKYVPVQRSKTEVDWSATIDQVSSGKEVSGDRNPDVVGDPLEEGSSVDVPAYAAQPLWFTFHIPKGAKPGTYTGTVKVNADGHTQSTYPLTIEVADASVPDPKDYSFFLDVWAQPETLAKNYGVKLWSDEHWKLIDKYDRDLASRGQKVINTTIVDNPWHHQWSLGSRESQTATPYTSMVGWAWNGKTFSFDFSRWDKYVETARRAGLGPDIGAFSMLAFQDQEHLTYTDTSTGKTVYENVDLGGDRWRQAWGTFLPAFEKHLKAKGWLNDTYLSFDERPIDTMTVVKNFVHEVAPAFDDRISVAGSINTEGVASNLSVDWGGIDAMTKEKVEERRKAGKITTFYVYGAPAHPNTLSYSPAVESRMLPWISAQRDLDGFLRWSYNSWTSDPFKQPVYIFTQGDEYLVYPGKDGPMSSIRWEQLKEGIEDYELIAQLRKKDGGTDSDALTDALTTATRNLDGRTKDVNDIETARAAVVKGLTS; encoded by the coding sequence GACACCATCACCTGGGTTCCCACCGGCTCTTTCGCCGGCTCCGCGGAGGAGCGGGTCCCGCGCTACCCGATGACCCCCATCCAGGGCAAGGACACCAAGGAGCTGAAGCTCTCCGCCGTGCGCAACGAGCAGGTCTCGGCGCAGTTGGCGATCGCCTCCGGCAAGAACCTCGACGACGTCAATGCGGTGGTAGGCGACCTCACCGGGCCCGGCGGCACGAAGCTGTCCGGTGCCGGCACCCAGGTCCGGTTCGTCAAGTACGTGCCCGTGCAGCGCTCCAAGACGGAGGTCGACTGGTCCGCCACCATCGACCAGGTGAGCTCCGGCAAGGAGGTGTCCGGCGACCGCAACCCCGACGTGGTCGGCGACCCGCTGGAGGAGGGGTCCTCGGTGGACGTCCCCGCGTACGCGGCGCAGCCACTGTGGTTCACCTTCCACATCCCCAAAGGGGCCAAGCCCGGCACCTACACCGGCACGGTGAAGGTCAACGCCGACGGCCACACTCAGAGCACCTACCCGCTGACCATCGAGGTCGCTGACGCGAGCGTGCCCGACCCGAAGGACTACAGCTTCTTCCTCGACGTATGGGCGCAGCCGGAGACGCTCGCCAAGAACTACGGCGTCAAGCTCTGGTCCGACGAGCACTGGAAGCTGATCGACAAGTACGACCGCGACCTGGCCTCGCGCGGCCAGAAGGTCATCAACACCACCATCGTCGACAACCCGTGGCACCACCAGTGGTCGCTCGGCAGCCGGGAGTCGCAGACGGCGACGCCGTACACCAGCATGGTGGGCTGGGCCTGGAACGGAAAGACGTTCTCCTTCGACTTCAGCCGCTGGGACAAGTACGTCGAGACCGCCAGACGCGCAGGTCTCGGGCCCGACATCGGCGCCTTCTCCATGCTGGCGTTCCAGGACCAGGAGCACCTCACCTACACCGACACCAGCACCGGCAAGACCGTCTACGAGAACGTCGATCTGGGCGGCGACCGCTGGCGTCAGGCGTGGGGAACGTTCCTTCCGGCCTTCGAGAAGCACCTGAAGGCGAAGGGCTGGCTGAACGACACCTACCTGTCCTTCGACGAGCGGCCCATCGACACCATGACGGTCGTCAAGAACTTCGTCCACGAGGTCGCGCCGGCCTTCGACGACCGTATCTCCGTGGCAGGTTCGATCAACACCGAAGGCGTCGCGTCCAACCTGTCCGTCGACTGGGGCGGCATCGACGCGATGACGAAGGAGAAGGTGGAGGAACGGCGCAAGGCCGGAAAGATCACGACCTTCTACGTGTACGGCGCTCCGGCCCACCCGAACACGCTGTCCTACTCGCCCGCCGTCGAGTCGCGGATGCTGCCCTGGATCTCCGCCCAGCGGGATCTGGACGGCTTCCTGCGCTGGTCGTACAACAGCTGGACCAGCGATCCCTTCAAGCAGCCGGTGTACATCTTCACGCAGGGCGACGAGTACCTGGTCTACCCGGGCAAGGACGGCCCGATGTCCAGCATCCGCTGGGAGCAGCTGAAGGAGGGCATCGAGGACTACGAACTCATCGCCCAGCTGCGGAAGAAGGACGGCGGCACCGACAGCGACGCGCTGACCGACGCGCTCACCACCGCGACGCGGAACCTCGACGGCCGGACGAAGGACGTCAACGACATCGAGACCGCGCGGGCGGCGGTCGTGAAGGGGCTGACGTCATGA